A stretch of Vibrio maritimus DNA encodes these proteins:
- a CDS encoding type I secretion system permease/ATPase yields MERITEAFNETKREMWVAGWFSLAINFLVLSLPIYGLQLFDRVLSSYSLETMFALLAIVLFLVTAQFALEYIRTELLQKSGLKLDSKLSGILLARSIAQSSQTNRIEKQGLHDLSEIRNFLVTPSTSAIFDIPWTPFFLLILFMLHPYIGTVALIGSVIFVMLAFVMLLQSRKPNEESSLYSNRTNMELNDYLRNAPTLNAMGMSDNIGKVWEKKSEKLLAYQWEVNSRAGKVLAVSRYFRTILQVAVLSVGVYLVLNQQLGTGAIIAASIIMGRVLSPFEQAVGGWKSWYVAFKAWQRLNSAQSLKAPVEKTRLPRPKGHIHFKNVGLKLPNANEPILQNISFKLGGGQSLAILGNSGSGKSTLAKLIMGIYQPSVGMIEVDGAAVSQWSEVQFGEHVGYLPQHVGLLAGTVRDNIARFSDAKDEDVVAAAKLACIHELIISLPDGYQTYCGEGGVQLSGGQMQRIGLARAIFSNPKVLVLDEPNSNLDPEGEVALAIVLQHCKENDITVVMISHRPGFMRQMDWVILLKDGKVERAGKSEQFLGLSSDVDNDNKASKPQTRSAG; encoded by the coding sequence ATGGAACGCATCACTGAGGCTTTTAACGAGACCAAAAGAGAAATGTGGGTTGCGGGTTGGTTTAGTTTAGCAATCAATTTTCTGGTTCTTTCTCTGCCAATCTATGGTCTTCAACTCTTTGACCGTGTTTTATCAAGCTACAGTCTCGAGACTATGTTCGCTTTGCTCGCGATTGTACTGTTCTTGGTGACTGCACAATTTGCTCTTGAGTATATTCGTACTGAGTTGCTTCAGAAATCCGGCTTGAAATTAGATTCAAAACTGAGTGGTATTCTTTTAGCTCGAAGTATTGCTCAATCCTCACAAACCAACAGAATTGAGAAGCAAGGTCTGCATGATCTATCTGAGATCAGAAACTTCTTAGTGACACCTTCGACTTCTGCCATCTTCGACATACCCTGGACGCCATTCTTTCTCCTCATACTATTTATGCTCCATCCCTATATCGGCACTGTCGCTCTGATAGGCAGTGTCATCTTCGTGATGTTGGCATTTGTCATGTTGCTTCAATCTCGAAAGCCCAATGAAGAATCTAGCTTGTATTCCAACAGAACCAACATGGAGCTCAATGATTATCTGAGGAATGCTCCAACACTGAATGCAATGGGCATGTCAGACAACATCGGTAAAGTTTGGGAAAAGAAAAGCGAGAAGCTCTTAGCCTATCAATGGGAGGTCAACTCTCGCGCGGGTAAGGTGTTGGCCGTTAGCCGCTACTTTCGAACCATTCTTCAAGTTGCGGTTCTATCTGTTGGTGTGTATCTGGTATTGAACCAACAGCTAGGTACTGGCGCTATTATCGCTGCTTCAATCATTATGGGGCGAGTACTTTCACCTTTTGAACAAGCCGTCGGTGGATGGAAATCATGGTATGTTGCATTCAAGGCATGGCAGCGATTGAACTCAGCTCAGAGTTTGAAAGCGCCAGTGGAAAAAACCAGGCTTCCTCGACCGAAAGGGCATATTCATTTCAAAAACGTGGGCCTTAAGCTTCCCAATGCCAACGAGCCGATATTACAAAACATCAGCTTCAAACTGGGTGGCGGACAATCTCTCGCTATATTAGGTAACTCTGGCTCAGGAAAATCAACACTCGCGAAACTCATCATGGGCATCTATCAACCAAGTGTTGGCATGATAGAAGTCGACGGAGCAGCAGTGAGCCAATGGTCTGAGGTTCAATTTGGCGAGCATGTGGGCTACCTACCTCAGCATGTAGGTCTCTTGGCTGGAACGGTAAGGGATAACATAGCCCGCTTTAGCGATGCCAAAGATGAAGATGTAGTCGCGGCCGCGAAACTCGCGTGTATCCATGAGTTGATAATCTCTCTCCCTGATGGTTATCAGACGTATTGCGGAGAAGGGGGCGTCCAACTCTCGGGCGGACAAATGCAGCGTATAGGACTGGCTCGCGCTATTTTTTCGAACCCTAAGGTGTTGGTGTTAGACGAGCCAAACTCAAACCTCGATCCTGAAGGTGAGGTGGCGCTGGCTATTGTGCTCCAGCATTGCAAAGAAAATGACATTACTGTGGTGATGATAAGTCACCGTCCGGGCTTTATGCGTCAGATGGACTGGGTCATTTTGCTGAAAGACGGCAAGGTGGAAAGAGCAGGCAAGAGCGAGCAGTTCTTGGGCTTAAGTTCAGATGTCGATAACGATAACAAGGCAAGCAAGCCGCAAACACGCAGTGCAGGCTAG
- a CDS encoding HlyD family type I secretion periplasmic adaptor subunit — protein sequence MVFDTSKVIRNGIILTLVTTVGFIWWSTSVELSSASIARGVVVVESKRKQVQHLEGGYVKQIYVREGQHVEQGDVLVELSNSRAEADFQRLTLKSISLDYQIRRLRALLEEQQTVDWTYDDPDSTADTVDKTQVVANIISNEQVQFQQALLKNELAEGQYLQKKALLDEQVRGGTFQQRAVKRQLSLVKQEIDMTKGLVDKGYVSKTRMLELQRALARIDAELAEVTAETEVGMRQLKTLEQTHKAEQLALKQTYSAELTDTQKEARDVSEALRAASDVRSRVTIRAEHAGTVVGLGIAGVGMVVNSGDVIMQIVPDSDELIVEALVPPQDIDVVRIGQNAKVRLTAYNIRRTPPVEGEVTYIAADRLGDESDGKTAGYTVQIKLNGESLENLKHIELYPGMQTEVFIVLEERTLWDYLTAPLSVSYYRAMREV from the coding sequence ATGGTATTCGATACGTCAAAAGTCATTCGCAACGGCATCATTCTTACTCTTGTGACAACCGTGGGTTTTATATGGTGGAGTACGTCGGTAGAACTCAGTTCGGCGTCTATCGCTCGTGGGGTAGTTGTTGTTGAGTCAAAGCGTAAACAAGTACAGCACCTAGAGGGTGGGTATGTTAAGCAAATCTATGTGAGGGAAGGACAGCATGTCGAGCAAGGGGATGTGCTGGTGGAGTTATCCAACTCTCGAGCGGAAGCAGACTTTCAGCGACTGACCTTAAAATCGATTTCATTGGATTATCAAATTAGACGTCTACGCGCACTACTGGAAGAGCAGCAGACAGTGGATTGGACTTATGATGATCCGGATTCAACGGCCGATACTGTTGATAAAACCCAAGTGGTTGCCAACATCATTAGTAATGAACAAGTTCAGTTTCAGCAAGCGCTGCTTAAGAATGAGCTTGCGGAAGGTCAGTATTTACAGAAAAAAGCACTATTGGATGAGCAAGTACGAGGCGGCACTTTCCAACAGCGAGCAGTAAAGCGTCAGCTGTCTTTGGTTAAACAAGAAATTGATATGACCAAGGGGTTAGTGGACAAAGGATATGTATCCAAAACTAGGATGTTAGAGCTTCAAAGGGCGTTAGCTCGCATCGATGCCGAACTGGCAGAGGTCACGGCAGAAACCGAAGTGGGAATGCGACAACTAAAAACGCTTGAGCAAACTCATAAAGCGGAGCAGTTAGCGCTTAAGCAAACCTATTCTGCTGAACTTACTGATACTCAAAAAGAGGCTCGAGATGTCAGTGAGGCTTTGCGTGCAGCCTCTGACGTACGCTCTCGCGTCACAATCCGAGCTGAGCATGCTGGAACCGTAGTTGGGTTGGGTATTGCGGGCGTGGGTATGGTAGTGAACTCTGGCGACGTCATCATGCAAATTGTTCCGGATAGCGATGAACTTATTGTAGAGGCTCTAGTTCCACCACAAGACATCGATGTAGTGAGGATTGGGCAGAATGCCAAGGTTAGGTTAACGGCTTACAACATTCGTAGGACGCCACCTGTTGAAGGTGAGGTGACTTATATTGCCGCAGATAGGCTCGGTGATGAGAGTGATGGAAAAACGGCAGGATATACCGTTCAAATCAAGCTAAATGGTGAGAGCCTTGAAAACCTTAAGCACATTGAATTGTACCCAGGAATGCAAACAGAAGTCTTCATTGTGCTCGAAGAGCGTACATTATGGGATTACCTGACTGCGCCGCTAAGCGTCAGTTATTATCGCGCGATGAGGGAAGTGTAG